The following proteins are co-located in the Heliorestis convoluta genome:
- a CDS encoding adenosylhomocysteinase, giving the protein MIRDIQLAPSGQLKIDWVEQHMPILSQLKREFSERKPLAGKKAVICLHLEAKTAYLALTVQAAGAEVAVCASNPLSTQDDVVAALVQNGVTAFARYGASDEEYKLHLNKALDFDPDILIDDGGDLVSLLHSERKEQAQKIIGGAEETTTGILRLRALAREGLLQFPMMAVNDAQMKYLFDNRYGTGQSVWDAIMRTTNLVVCGKVVVVGGYGWCGKGVAARASGLNARVVVTEIDPIKANEALMDGYEVMPMIEAAKIGDIFITVTGNRDIVRKEHFEVIKDKAILSNAGHFDVEVNKEDLKELSTSVKVVRNNIEEYTFADGRKVYLLGEGRLVNLAAGDGHPAEVMDLTFALQALSLEYLINERDNLRAEVYSVPEEIDRKVATLRLGALGIEVDELTEKQKQYLSSWQE; this is encoded by the coding sequence ATGATTCGTGATATCCAGTTAGCACCTTCGGGCCAGTTAAAAATTGATTGGGTAGAACAGCATATGCCCATTCTTAGCCAATTAAAAAGAGAATTTTCCGAGCGGAAACCTCTAGCTGGTAAAAAAGCCGTTATATGTCTTCACCTAGAAGCTAAGACCGCTTATCTTGCTCTTACAGTACAAGCTGCAGGCGCTGAAGTAGCAGTGTGTGCTTCTAATCCTCTGTCAACGCAAGATGATGTGGTCGCGGCTCTTGTGCAAAATGGTGTAACAGCTTTTGCTCGATATGGAGCCAGTGATGAAGAATATAAGCTTCATTTGAACAAAGCTTTAGACTTTGATCCCGACATCTTAATTGATGATGGTGGCGATCTGGTATCACTTCTTCATTCAGAAAGAAAAGAACAAGCTCAAAAAATTATCGGCGGTGCTGAAGAAACAACAACAGGAATTTTGCGTCTTCGTGCTCTTGCTCGCGAAGGTCTTCTGCAATTCCCTATGATGGCTGTAAATGATGCACAGATGAAATATCTCTTTGATAATCGCTATGGCACAGGCCAATCCGTTTGGGACGCCATAATGAGAACAACCAACCTCGTTGTCTGTGGCAAAGTGGTTGTTGTAGGTGGTTATGGCTGGTGTGGCAAAGGTGTAGCAGCTCGAGCGAGTGGTTTAAATGCGAGAGTCGTTGTTACGGAAATTGATCCTATCAAAGCCAACGAAGCTTTAATGGATGGCTATGAGGTCATGCCCATGATCGAAGCGGCCAAAATTGGAGATATCTTTATCACTGTCACGGGCAACCGCGATATTGTACGCAAAGAACATTTTGAAGTGATTAAAGACAAAGCCATTTTATCGAATGCAGGTCACTTTGACGTAGAAGTTAATAAAGAAGATTTGAAAGAACTGTCTACGTCTGTCAAAGTAGTTCGTAATAATATTGAAGAATATACCTTTGCTGATGGTCGGAAAGTCTATCTTTTAGGTGAAGGTCGCTTGGTCAACTTAGCAGCAGGAGATGGCCACCCTGCTGAAGTTATGGATTTAACGTTTGCTTTACAAGCTCTTTCCCTTGAATACCTTATCAACGAACGGGATAACTTACGTGCGGAAGTTTATTCTGTACCCGAAGAAATCGATCGCAAAGTCGCTACGTTGCGCTTAGGTGCTTTAGGCATTGAAGTTGACGAGTTAACAGAAAAACAAAAGCAATACTTAAGCAGCTGGCAGGAATAG
- a CDS encoding DUF3343 domain-containing protein, protein MKKKELWRKKEYPLLTFQSTQEAMAAEKLFEQESIVCLIVPTPRELSEGCGLSLRIDGQSIPKAMEKINARRMNVAIFLWEKSQRTWKKWTLEESKGYLLTTQE, encoded by the coding sequence ATGAAAAAAAAAGAATTATGGCGTAAAAAAGAATATCCTTTACTAACTTTTCAATCAACGCAAGAAGCAATGGCTGCAGAAAAGCTTTTTGAACAAGAAAGTATAGTCTGCCTGATTGTGCCGACACCTCGTGAGCTCAGTGAAGGTTGTGGACTTTCTTTACGAATCGATGGTCAGTCTATTCCTAAGGCGATGGAAAAGATAAATGCAAGGAGAATGAATGTAGCTATATTTCTTTGGGAAAAATCTCAAAGGACATGGAAAAAATGGACCCTTGAAGAATCGAAAGGATACCTTTTAACCACTCAAGAATAA
- the pssA gene encoding CDP-diacylglycerol--serine O-phosphatidyltransferase has protein sequence MNHKVVIPNAFTLANLLLGILSLVYTMDGNFRLAAVMILLSMVLDGMDGKVARKLDVASPFGKELDSLSDLVSFGVAPAILVYAAQMYEPYGIVGLIIALIFALCGAVRLARFNILNISTHFLGIPITVAGPLMAIFTLVSDHLPTLFFPVSMLLLAGFMISNIKIPKI, from the coding sequence ATGAATCATAAGGTGGTCATTCCTAACGCTTTTACTTTGGCCAATTTATTATTAGGGATTTTATCCCTTGTCTACACCATGGATGGAAACTTTCGTTTGGCCGCCGTCATGATTCTTTTATCCATGGTATTAGATGGTATGGACGGAAAAGTAGCACGAAAGCTTGATGTTGCATCTCCTTTTGGAAAAGAACTAGATTCTTTATCCGATCTAGTGTCATTTGGCGTTGCTCCTGCAATTTTAGTTTATGCCGCTCAGATGTATGAACCCTATGGTATCGTTGGACTGATCATTGCTTTAATATTTGCCTTATGTGGTGCTGTTCGACTTGCTCGGTTTAATATATTAAATATTAGCACTCACTTTTTGGGAATTCCGATTACAGTAGCTGGGCCACTTATGGCTATCTTTACACTGGTTAGTGATCACTTGCCAACGCTTTTCTTCCCCGTATCTATGCTACTACTAGCCGGTTTCATGATTTCTAACATTAAAATTCCAAAAATATGA
- a CDS encoding glycerol-3-phosphate acyltransferase codes for MFDILAFFFCAYGIGMLPLSYWYGKYRYNQEIEDYGPGSIGPIKLLRIVGPQGMIIAGTAEGAKGFLVAFIGYLLHIEALYLWCALLLLMIGHGWSPLLQGRGGNSWLPFSGYLFLIEPSLAQLSLALALSILLLTRLPSLGATISVFLTSLIVPFWSIGLELILILWIATMILLLQNWLVYNHRLDSSKI; via the coding sequence ATGTTTGACATCTTGGCTTTTTTTTTCTGTGCTTACGGAATTGGGATGCTACCCCTTAGCTACTGGTATGGCAAATATCGTTATAATCAAGAAATTGAAGACTATGGACCGGGTTCTATAGGCCCCATAAAGCTTTTACGGATAGTAGGACCCCAAGGAATGATAATCGCAGGCACGGCCGAAGGGGCTAAAGGATTTCTCGTTGCTTTTATTGGATATTTACTACATATAGAAGCGCTATACCTTTGGTGTGCTCTTTTACTCCTCATGATTGGACATGGCTGGTCACCACTGTTACAGGGTCGAGGAGGAAATAGTTGGCTCCCTTTTAGCGGATATCTATTTCTTATAGAGCCTTCACTGGCTCAACTATCTCTTGCATTAGCCCTATCTATCTTACTTCTTACGCGCTTACCTAGCCTGGGAGCCACTATTTCAGTCTTCTTAACAAGTCTAATTGTACCTTTTTGGTCTATTGGACTGGAGCTTATACTCATCTTATGGATAGCCACAATGATTTTGCTTTTGCAAAATTGGCTCGTCTACAATCACCGACTTGACAGTTCAAAAATATAA
- a CDS encoding TIGR04086 family membrane protein, translating into MEEKSEKKTVSVMPLVVGTGQALVLSLLLSLIIVTTIFFTTLSELYVAPFVQGAFALSAFWAGLVTARRAGSRGLIYGSLAGLAFFLITSLVGYFLPEVTFPVTEWWKKIAYALLGGMSGGVVGVALKK; encoded by the coding sequence ATGGAAGAAAAAAGCGAAAAAAAGACGGTTTCTGTAATGCCCTTGGTAGTAGGAACGGGGCAGGCTTTGGTTTTGTCACTGCTATTGTCTCTTATTATTGTGACAACAATTTTCTTCACAACTCTATCGGAGTTATACGTAGCTCCTTTTGTACAGGGAGCTTTTGCCCTTTCTGCGTTCTGGGCAGGATTGGTTACAGCTCGCCGAGCTGGGTCTAGAGGTCTAATATACGGTTCTTTAGCTGGCCTAGCTTTCTTCCTGATTACATCCCTGGTAGGATATTTCCTCCCAGAAGTAACTTTTCCCGTAACAGAGTGGTGGAAAAAAATAGCCTACGCTCTCTTAGGCGGCATGTCTGGTGGTGTTGTAGGTGTAGCTTTGAAAAAGTAA
- a CDS encoding Fur family transcriptional regulator, producing MDRFQDICAKIHKKEYKLTPQRQIILRALLANDEEHLSAEDVYGIVKQKHPEIGLATVYRTLELLAELDVLLKMDFGDGRLRYEFADLDGTHHHHHLICNNCGKVQEFEDDLLEGLEQTIQKNSNFKILDHQLKFFGLCAECQKEAKD from the coding sequence ATGGATCGATTCCAGGACATATGTGCCAAGATTCACAAAAAAGAATACAAGCTCACACCACAGAGACAAATCATTCTACGGGCTCTGCTGGCCAACGATGAAGAGCATTTAAGTGCAGAGGATGTTTATGGTATTGTAAAGCAGAAACATCCTGAAATTGGATTGGCTACAGTATACCGTACTTTAGAACTACTTGCTGAGCTCGACGTACTATTGAAAATGGACTTTGGTGATGGAAGATTGCGCTATGAATTTGCTGACCTTGATGGCACTCATCATCATCACCACTTGATCTGTAACAACTGTGGCAAAGTCCAGGAATTTGAAGACGACTTGTTAGAGGGGCTAGAACAAACAATCCAAAAGAATAGCAATTTTAAAATTCTTGATCACCAATTAAAATTTTTTGGCCTTTGCGCAGAATGTCAAAAAGAAGCCAAGGACTAA
- a CDS encoding DUF2225 domain-containing protein, producing the protein MSLDNAFFTKEKTCPICSQIFFVTRVRSSYIRVKERKADFMLLYEGVNPLHYQIFVCPSCSYAAQDNSFDSPGGDPRKLTRALVTLRKKEPSFQGLRSLPVVLRSYELAIQTAQLCLEPASVIASLCLKSAWIAREMDDEAMVYFYIKEAIPLYEKAYESEHCVGKMTSTALSYLIGELHRQVGNYDVAIRWFSRSISENSKQIKKEPEIERLARQQWSLAKEEFKAEAQSDNPKASAIPQVAITSPDKKKKDPPIVPPVKKAKKN; encoded by the coding sequence ATGTCTCTAGATAATGCCTTTTTTACCAAAGAAAAAACTTGCCCCATCTGCAGCCAGATTTTCTTTGTTACCAGAGTGCGTAGCTCTTATATTCGTGTTAAAGAGCGTAAGGCTGACTTTATGTTACTTTATGAAGGCGTGAATCCTCTTCATTATCAGATTTTTGTCTGCCCCAGTTGTTCTTATGCGGCGCAGGATAATTCTTTCGATAGCCCTGGTGGTGATCCTAGAAAGTTGACCCGGGCTCTAGTTACCCTTCGTAAGAAAGAGCCTTCCTTTCAAGGTCTTCGTTCATTGCCTGTTGTATTGCGTTCTTATGAGCTTGCCATACAGACTGCACAGCTATGCTTAGAGCCCGCTAGCGTCATAGCTTCTCTATGCTTAAAAAGCGCCTGGATAGCTCGTGAGATGGACGATGAGGCAATGGTTTATTTTTATATTAAAGAAGCAATTCCTTTGTATGAGAAAGCCTATGAATCAGAACATTGTGTTGGAAAAATGACGAGTACTGCTTTGTCTTATTTAATCGGTGAACTTCATCGTCAAGTGGGAAATTACGATGTTGCTATACGCTGGTTCTCTAGATCTATATCAGAAAATAGCAAGCAAATAAAAAAAGAGCCTGAAATTGAGCGGTTGGCTCGACAACAATGGTCTTTAGCGAAAGAAGAATTCAAAGCTGAAGCACAATCAGATAATCCGAAAGCAAGTGCAATCCCTCAAGTTGCGATAACAAGCCCGGACAAGAAGAAAAAGGACCCTCCAATAGTACCTCCAGTAAAAAAAGCAAAAAAAAACTAG
- a CDS encoding DUF366 family protein has product MVQQRFIEDSIRYDGSQLSSLWAYRSYGIQGDSIVSFCGPCQVSFDKMVDLEDVIQGETIYSQGMLHFIIEHFELDLEKTVLRQRLFMTIIKEEIESKGQYRLQRKGDDLYWIDNEQQKRQKLSVSIATLSPVSTMIHTGLNLQTEGTPVPTVALAQIGVKDPEEFARRIMEKYSAEMKDIYAARCKVRGVE; this is encoded by the coding sequence GTGGTCCAGCAGCGATTCATAGAAGACAGTATAAGATACGATGGAAGTCAATTATCTTCCCTATGGGCATACCGTTCTTATGGAATACAAGGCGATAGTATCGTATCTTTCTGTGGGCCTTGTCAAGTTAGTTTTGATAAAATGGTTGATCTCGAAGATGTTATCCAGGGAGAAACAATTTATAGCCAAGGTATGTTACACTTTATTATAGAACATTTTGAACTTGATTTGGAGAAAACTGTTCTACGACAGCGCTTGTTCATGACAATAATTAAAGAAGAAATCGAAAGCAAGGGTCAGTACCGATTACAAAGAAAGGGTGACGATTTATACTGGATTGATAATGAACAACAGAAACGGCAGAAGCTTTCTGTGTCTATTGCTACTCTTTCGCCCGTTTCTACAATGATTCATACAGGCCTTAATCTTCAAACAGAAGGCACACCAGTACCTACCGTTGCGCTTGCTCAAATTGGAGTAAAAGATCCCGAAGAATTTGCTCGTCGAATTATGGAAAAATACAGTGCAGAAATGAAAGATATCTATGCGGCTCGATGTAAAGTTCGAGGAGTTGAATAA
- a CDS encoding 7-carboxy-7-deazaguanine synthase QueE has translation MEANAPIVEIMESVQGEGPYVGCRQIFIRFAGCNLNCSYCDTIGSKEADLQLCRIEEPWGSQRFQYCSNPITVSEIITKLHKRSQNIHSLSLTGGEPLLSANFIIELAQAWGSNRPPFYLETNGTLVTAMEKVHHCIDYVSMDIKLPTLTGHCCWEEHGQFLECIHNKKGYVKVVVGQETTMEEISIASSLIQQKAPTFPLVLQPISDSLGKTNLSAQQLYQYQSWALQEHDDVRIVPQIHRLLSFL, from the coding sequence ATGGAAGCAAATGCCCCCATTGTTGAAATTATGGAATCAGTACAAGGAGAAGGCCCTTATGTAGGGTGTCGGCAAATTTTTATCCGATTTGCTGGTTGTAACCTCAATTGTAGTTATTGTGATACCATAGGAAGTAAAGAAGCAGATCTACAGCTTTGTCGCATAGAAGAGCCTTGGGGAAGTCAACGGTTTCAGTATTGCTCCAATCCGATTACAGTTAGCGAGATTATTACAAAACTTCATAAAAGGTCTCAAAATATTCACTCTTTAAGTCTCACCGGCGGTGAACCGCTACTTTCTGCCAATTTTATCATAGAATTGGCACAAGCTTGGGGTTCAAACCGACCTCCTTTTTACTTGGAAACCAATGGCACCCTTGTTACAGCCATGGAAAAAGTGCATCACTGCATAGACTATGTAAGTATGGATATTAAGTTACCGACCCTTACGGGACATTGTTGCTGGGAAGAACATGGGCAGTTTCTTGAATGCATTCACAATAAGAAAGGGTATGTAAAAGTGGTCGTAGGTCAAGAAACAACAATGGAAGAAATATCCATAGCCAGTTCATTGATTCAGCAGAAAGCACCAACTTTTCCGTTAGTACTTCAGCCGATTAGTGACAGCTTAGGAAAAACAAATTTATCAGCGCAACAATTATATCAGTATCAATCTTGGGCTTTACAAGAACATGACGATGTACGTATTGTGCCACAGATACATCGGCTTTTATCGTTTTTATAA
- the folE gene encoding GTP cyclohydrolase I FolE, giving the protein MDLQKIELAVRMMLEAMGEDPEREGLVDTPRRVARMYNEILSGLEEDPQRHLEVLFNEEHEEMVLVKDIPIYSLCEHHLLPFYGLAHIAYIPQGGRITGLSKLARVVEGFAKRPQLQERLTSQVADSIMKKLDPQGVLVVVEAEHMCMTMRGVKKPGSRTLTSAVRGIFQKNQATRSEAFALIRNSSS; this is encoded by the coding sequence ATGGATTTGCAAAAAATAGAATTGGCAGTACGAATGATGTTAGAAGCGATGGGTGAAGATCCCGAACGAGAAGGTTTGGTAGACACGCCACGTCGCGTAGCCCGTATGTATAATGAAATATTGAGTGGCTTAGAAGAAGATCCGCAAAGGCACCTAGAAGTACTTTTTAATGAAGAACACGAAGAAATGGTTCTCGTGAAAGATATTCCCATTTACTCCCTTTGTGAACACCATCTTCTTCCCTTCTATGGTTTAGCACACATCGCTTACATTCCCCAGGGAGGGCGTATCACCGGTCTTAGCAAGTTAGCGCGTGTCGTTGAAGGTTTTGCCAAACGTCCGCAACTTCAAGAGAGGCTTACATCACAAGTGGCTGACTCTATCATGAAGAAGCTAGATCCTCAGGGCGTGCTCGTTGTGGTTGAAGCAGAACACATGTGTATGACCATGCGAGGTGTGAAAAAGCCTGGCTCAAGAACTCTAACATCGGCAGTTCGAGGGATTTTTCAGAAAAACCAAGCGACAAGAAGTGAAGCTTTTGCATTGATTCGAAATAGTTCTTCCTAG
- a CDS encoding gamma-glutamylcyclotransferase family protein: MDERREGMNHSLFTYGTLMVRKMMQDLLQKELAEPQQALLRGYRKYPSSYGYPFIIADNSSDVKGILWGGLTDHDLKILDDYEGIFDSPPLYFRQFEEVYISQKCQKEIKAWIYVGNPIFFGKA, translated from the coding sequence ATGGACGAAAGGAGAGAAGGGATGAATCACTCTCTCTTTACCTATGGGACTTTAATGGTAAGAAAAATGATGCAAGATCTACTACAGAAAGAACTAGCAGAGCCCCAACAAGCACTTTTACGGGGTTATCGAAAATATCCTTCTTCCTATGGTTATCCCTTTATCATTGCTGATAACAGTTCAGACGTGAAGGGGATCCTTTGGGGAGGGCTTACCGATCATGATTTGAAAATATTAGATGATTATGAAGGAATATTCGACAGTCCGCCGCTTTATTTTCGCCAGTTCGAGGAAGTGTACATAAGTCAAAAATGTCAAAAAGAGATAAAAGCATGGATCTATGTGGGGAATCCAATCTTTTTTGGCAAAGCTTAA
- the surE gene encoding 5'/3'-nucleotidase SurE, whose translation MRILLTNDDGIHAPGIHALWNVFDGWADLFVVAPEGERSATGHGITVHEPIRVEKLQFSNPHFHGWAVKGTPADCVKLALEELMQEPPDIVISGINRGPNLATDVLYSGTVSAAMEGMIYGFPSMAVSIASWKDCDYDYAAKVTKEICIKITEKGLTPDTLLNVNIPDLPEEKIQGIKVTKLGNRRYQNIFDKRVDPRGRTYYWMAGEVKDIDYSEGTDIGAIKEGYISVTPIHFDLTNYPILEGVRGWFNKSE comes from the coding sequence GTGCGTATCTTATTAACAAATGATGACGGAATCCATGCACCGGGGATTCACGCTCTTTGGAATGTTTTCGATGGCTGGGCTGACTTATTTGTTGTAGCACCGGAAGGGGAAAGAAGTGCTACCGGACATGGTATTACTGTTCACGAACCAATTCGAGTAGAAAAGTTACAGTTTTCCAATCCTCATTTTCATGGTTGGGCTGTAAAGGGTACACCGGCTGATTGTGTTAAGCTCGCTCTTGAAGAATTAATGCAAGAGCCTCCTGATATTGTGATTTCAGGAATCAATCGCGGACCTAACTTAGCAACTGATGTTCTTTATTCTGGTACAGTATCCGCCGCCATGGAAGGCATGATCTATGGATTTCCGTCTATGGCTGTTTCTATAGCGAGCTGGAAAGATTGTGATTATGATTACGCTGCAAAAGTTACCAAAGAAATTTGTATAAAAATCACAGAAAAAGGACTCACACCCGATACATTGCTCAATGTCAACATTCCCGATTTGCCAGAAGAGAAAATCCAAGGCATCAAAGTTACAAAATTAGGAAACCGTCGATATCAGAATATTTTTGACAAGCGAGTCGATCCTCGTGGTCGAACCTACTACTGGATGGCCGGGGAAGTTAAAGATATCGATTATAGCGAGGGAACGGATATTGGTGCTATTAAAGAAGGGTATATCTCAGTTACGCCAATTCACTTCGATCTTACCAATTACCCAATCTTAGAAGGCGTTCGTGGCTGGTTCAACAAATCAGAATAA
- a CDS encoding alpha/beta-type small acid-soluble spore protein → MAQFFPEKKIFPQSVRDEFKYEVAEELGLTPKIHHDYWGALSAKDCGRVGGRIGGSMVKAMIRRAEEVLVQEEQARTRSGK, encoded by the coding sequence ATGGCTCAGTTCTTTCCTGAAAAGAAAATTTTTCCTCAATCGGTACGCGATGAGTTCAAGTATGAAGTCGCTGAAGAGCTCGGATTAACACCAAAAATTCATCACGATTATTGGGGCGCTTTGTCAGCAAAAGATTGCGGTCGCGTCGGGGGTCGTATTGGTGGCTCTATGGTAAAAGCTATGATTCGAAGAGCTGAAGAAGTTTTAGTTCAAGAAGAGCAAGCACGAACAAGGTCGGGAAAATGA